The genomic segment AATACTCCCAGTCCTCGCTTAGTAATGCTCCACAGTAGGGGCACCTGTACTCCCTAGGCTTCTCAACCTCTGCCTCAGGGCGCTTAACCTCCTCAACCTTCACTTGGGCTTCAAGGTACTTACTCACGTACTTCTCCCAAACACCCCTGGGATCCCTCGTGTATATTCTAAGCCTACGGTATGGTAGATTACCCGTAGGCTTCTTAAGCACTATCTCCACGAACCTCCTCTTCTCATCAACCGTTACACTATCCGCATCTAGGGGTGCCTTAAGCACGTAGAGGTCATCAAATATCACGGCATCCTTATAGAAGGCAACGCTCTTGGTTGGTATGTAGGGTATGTTCTGCATCATTGAGGTGTTTTGACTTAAGTAAGGTAAGCCAGTGTACTTAGCTACAACATAGAATACGGCGAACCATATCCCGAACATTATTAAGTAGGTTATGAAGTACCTTAGGAATTCAGCTGTTGACTGGGCCATCGATGTGTTGCCTAAGAACGTTGAAATGAGCATTGATATCCTGTTGAATA from the Caldivirga sp. genome contains:
- a CDS encoding DUF2208 family protein; translation: MSYTMTSKPMMYVLWVVTPVAFAAFFAWGQVIKNYWMPIGLFIAYFILIFGISAYAGYKSYSRNRREGDQYRRRQALSRLAGDDIKKAMERDYELPREYSALSKKMFLNLGIMIVLLVAVLLVYSTLFNRISMLISTFLGNTSMAQSTAEFLRYFITYLIMFGIWFAVFYVVAKYTGLPYLSQNTSMMQNIPYIPTKSVAFYKDAVIFDDLYVLKAPLDADSVTVDEKRRFVEIVLKKPTGNLPYRRLRIYTRDPRGVWEKYVSKYLEAQVKVEEVKRPEAEVEKPREYRCPYCGALLSEDWEYCPKCGRKIPWDELRKAYE